The sequence ATATTCCACACGATTTGCTCGGAACACATGGCCGGACCAGTCCAGGAACGGATTTTCGGACATGGGAAGCGACTCTGTGGATACCGCACCGATTTTTTTCGCGAGTTTTGCGCTGAGCCTGAGAATCATGGTCTTATCATCTTGGCGAGGGCCTTATTCGAACGCCTTCCCGGCGGCAAGCCGAGAAACAGCCCCCGTTTGTCACAAGCTCAAATTATGTCACCGCCGGTGAGGTTGTCAAGAAACATCTACTGATAGCGGGAAAATCGGTCTTGACATTTCAGCGCAGCCGGAATAATTATTTTCCCAATGCGTGTTGTTCCCAAACGAAAAGCCCTAATGATTCTTCTCTTCGGTGTGTGGGGTATGTCCATGTTCTATTCCTGTCCTTCCAGGACCGGGGTCCGTGTTATCTCCAGCGGGAATATTATCCGGAATCCGGAGCTGACGGTTTATCATGCTTCAACCCTCGTTGAGTTGGAAGAGGGCCGTCTCATGGCGGCGTGGTTCGGCGGATCCACCGAAGGGTGTAACGACGTATCCATTTATTCCTCCGTCTATGAAAAGGGACACTGGAGTTCACCGCAACTTCTGGCCGAAGGCGCCGATGATTCCGGAAATCGGCTCCCCTGCTGGAATCCTGTCCTCTTCAAATCGAAGAATGGGAGGCTGTATCTTTTTTACAAGGTCGGCGAAAATCCGAGGGAATGGCGGGGAATGGTTAAGATCTCCGCGGATAATGGCATAACATGGGAACCGGAACGGGAGCTTCCCCCCGGCTTTCTCGGCCCCATCCGCAATAAACCCATTCCCTTGAGCAGCGGGGAAATCCTCTGCCCTTCGAGCACCGAGGGTCCGAACGGCAAATGGAAGGTCCACATCGAGATCGTCAATGATGATCTGATGTGTTGGAAGAATATTCCGGTTGATCCCTCCGGAGGATTTGACGTCATTCAACCCACAATCCTTGTTCATAACGACAGGGTCTTGCAGATCCTATGCCGCAGCAAACAGAATTGTATCGTTCAATCGTGGTCGCGCGATGACGGGCAATCCTGGGAGGCGTTGAGTTGTCTGTCCCTGTCGAATCCGAATTCCGGAATCGATGCCGTGACCCTGTCCGATGGCCGGTTTTTGCTCGTTTATAATCCCCTTCGGCAGGGTGAAGACTGGTCGAGCGGGCGAAATATTCTCAAGGTCGCCCTGTCCGCTGACGGAGTGGCGTGGCGCGATATCTTAACACTGGAAGACCATGCGGACGGCGAGTACAGTTATCCGGCCGTGATTCAGGCCGGCGACGGAAAAATCCATATCACTTATACGGCCGACCGGATGAATATCAAACATGCTGTCTTGGAACTGGACTGCCGACGGACGACAATCTCAAACAATTGAATTCCTTGTCCGGGCGGACCGCATCCTGGAACTCGTCGACGGCCGTCTCTGCAAATCCTTCCGAGTCAAGGACAAAGGGAAGGACGGAGCGCGCGCCCTCCTCGAAGACCGGGGATGCGGGATGGACTGACCGCCCCGGCCGGCGGATTATTCTTTTTTATTGATCGGCGCGGCGTCCAGGGCCCACATGCCCCGCCCGTGCGTGGCGATGACGATGATGTTGTCGCGGGGGTGAATGACCAGATCGTGGACATAGGTCGTCGGCAGGTTGCCGCCAAGGACATGCCACGTCGCCCCGCCGTCGGTCGTCATATAGGCCGCCAGGTCCGTTCCCAGATACAGAGTGTTCTTGTCGAACGGATCCTCGCGGATGACGTTCACCGGGCCGATCGGAAGGTTCGTGGAAATATCCTTCCAGGTTTCACCGAAGTCCGTGGACTTCCAGACATAGGGACGGCAATCGTCGTCGCGTTTGCCGTTCTGGGTCATATAGACCGTTCCCTCTTCGAAGGCCGAGGCGGCGATTCGGGACACCCATCGATCCTCCGGCAGACCCTTGACGATTTCCTGCCAGTTGGCCCCGCCGTCGCGGGTGACATGGACTCGTCCGTCATCCGTTCCGACATAGATGAGATCCGCAACCTTCGGGGATTCCGAAATGGCGAAAATCGTCTGGTAAGGAACCTCGCCTCTTTTGGACTCATCGTCGGTGGTTAAATCCGGGCTGATCCTTTCCCAATCGTCGCCCATGTTGCGGGATCTGTAGAGGTATTGAACTCCCAGATAAATGGTCTTGGGATCGTGGGGCGACATCGCGATGGGCGCCAGCCACTGGCCGCGCAGGTAGGGCTCGCCCTCGGCTTGTTCGGGGAAGATGGCCGTCTGACGCTCTTTTCCGGATTTGCCGTAATCGGTCCGCGTGATGCGTCCGAAGAATCCGGCCGAATACACGATTTCGGGATTGGTCGGATCAATGACGTGGGTCGAGGCTTCACCGCCAGGCGCCCGTTCGAATTCCACCGCGGGGATCTGATCACGCCCCTTGCTGAGATCGACGACGCCGCGGAAACTGCCGTGATCCTGAACGGAGCCGTAGACCCGGAACGGGGTGTCCATGTCGTGTGAGAGATTATAGAACTGCACAACGGGAAGAGTCGACCGCGAATCCTTCCAGGTTTTCCCGCCGTCCCGGGTGATGGCCAGTCCCTGGTCAAAGGCCAGGATGAAGGATTGGGAATCGTCGGGATCGATCCACATCCCGTGATGATCGACTCCGGGGGGCATCAAGGGCGAAAACGTCTTTCCGCCGTCCCGGGAGACGTTGAAGCGGATGCCGCTCGTGTAAACCGTGTTTTCATCGTTCGGATCGACGCGGATCTGTCCGAAATACCAGCCGTAGGTCATCGACTGGCCGAACATGACCTTTTCCATCTCCGGCGTCAGGGGGCTGACTTTATTCCAGTTTTCCCCCTTGTCGTCGCTGCGATAGATCGTCGCGCCTTTGTGAACATATCCGGTGGAGGGGTTTCCGTGGGGCGTCCGCCGTTCCGCGTCCGTGATGTCGCGGAGAAATTCATAGTTGTCGACATAGGCATAGATGACGTTCGGGTTGGAATGGGCGATGGAGAGCCCCGTCCGGCCCCTGTGGTGCGGTTCGGGAAGTCCGGTGTTGATCGCCGCCCATGTTTTCCCGCCGTCCGTCGTCTTATGAATGCCGGTTCCGGTATAGTCCGGGAAGGTCCGGGGATCATTCCACTTGGTCCGGATCCTCTGCCACATGGACGCATACAGCGTGTCGGGATCGGAGGGATCCATGACCAGATCGTTGGCTCCGGTCCTCGGGTTTTTGGAGAGGACATGTTCCCACGTCCGACCGCCGTCACTTGTCATGAAAACACCCCGTTCGGGATTGTCCGTCCACTGACGACCCGGCGCAGCCACGTAGACGATGTCGGGATTTTCGGGATGAATGACAATCCGGGCAATCGTGGAGGTGGCTTCGAGACCCATATGGATCCAGGTTTTTCCGGCATCGACGGATTTGAAAACGCCGATTCCCGCCTGGCCGCTGCGGATGACGTTGGCCTCGCCTGTTCCCATCCAGACGATGTCCGGGTTCGAGGCCGAGACGGCGACGGCTCCGATGGACGCTGTGGGAAGATTTTCGGTCAAAGGCTTCCAAGAGTCACCCTCGTCCGTGGATTTCCAGAGGCCGCCCGACGCGGTCGCCGCGTAAACGGCACGGGCCTTATCCTCCGTTTTACCTACGGCGAGATCCGTAATTCGGCCGCTGACGTTCGTCGGACCGATGTATTGCCACCGAAGATCGTGGAAAGGCGACTCCGGCGCCGAGGCGAAATGCTTCTCGTAGGCTTTCAACTTCGCTGCGGCATCCGTCATGGGCCCTGACACCGGGGTTGGGTCTTTTTGAGCCGGGGTGCAAGCCAGGCCGAAAACCCCCGAGATGAGAAAGACAAGTCCCAAGGGCAGGAACCATCGGATCGATTTTGTGTGAGTCATGGCGTCTCCTTGATTGAGGATTTATCTCGAAATCCTGGCCGCGATCCGCATCGGCCGATCGCAGTGGATGTCTCCGAGTCGACACCGGCAGGAGTTTTTATTGTAACGCAGATCGGCGGGCCTATCAAGACCATTCGGACAGCGGGCAGGATTATTTCGCCGGATCGCCCGACTCGTCCTCTTCCGCGACATCTTCGAGCCTTGACTCGATAATGTGCTTTTTTCCCGGCTCAAGGAGTGACTGGACTTGCAGAAACGCGCTCCCAACACTGCTTGGGGAAGCTTTTTGATATTTATAATAGATCCAACCTCGCCTCTCAGCCCATAACGCAAGATTATGGAGCGCAATGAGCGCAAGACCGCCAAGGACGATCCACAGAAGAACTTTCATGGCATGACAAGCTTGGAGATCAGTATAGTCAATCCCTGATTGTGCTGTCAAGACATTGCAGGTCAGGGAAAGCTTAAATCAGCAAACCCTCAGTCCAGCCGATGGCCCGGATGTCGATTTTGTTCAAATCGCTGTGGCCCAACTTGTAGACCTTGTCGGCGGCCGTTATCGATCAACACAGCCTTATTCCTGGATCTTGAAGTACTTATAGATCGGATAGATGACGCCGGGTTTGTCGATGCCGAGCGAACGCAGGTAATCCGTCAAAACGCCCCAGCCGACGAATCCGTCCGCGGCCTGGGGTTCCAGACAGTAGAAAGCCGTGTTGCCCCCGGGCTGAGCCAAGTCCACGAGGAAAGTCCCGGCCGGGAATTCCCTGGAAGCCGACGGGATGAATCGGCCCTCCAACTTGAGCATCTGGACTTGGTTGACCGTATCGATCGAACCCATGGCCAGCCTGTCGATGGCGAACTCCTGGCCCTCGGCCTTGACGGGTTTTTCAAGAATATCGACCTTGATATTATGCGTTCTCAGTTTTTCCACAACGAATTCCATATCCGCCGGGATCAAGTAGCCGCGAGGCATGGTCGCCTCTTCAGTGCCGACCGCCTTGGATAGGTTATCGACCCCGCGAATCACTTCAGGCGCCTCGCGCATGTGAGCAGGAACCATCGCCCGGACGCTTGTCCCCGGAATGAACTCGGCGGCGTTACTCTTCTGATAAGCCAGGATGTCGATCTTGCCCAACGATTCATACTTGCCCGCGATGAAATTCTTGAGCTCTCCGGACTCGGCCTTGGCCAGCACTTTTGTAACAACCTCTTCGTCGGCTTTTTTGCAGATTTCCATCATCTCTTTGCCGTGCCTGTAGGTGTATTCCAGGATCTCGGTGATCAGGGCGTACTGGCAATAGGTCTTTCTTTCCAGGCTATTACCCGCATATCCCGTCTCGGCCAGAATGGACATCCGGTTCCTCAGACCATAATAATTGGCCAGGAACTTGGCCTCGGTCGTCCAGAGGGCCATTTCCGGGCTCCAGACCGTCGGCGGCCATTGTCTATCGATGGCCCCATAGTCGAAGACTTCGAGACCGAAATTCTTCCGGACCGCTTCCGGGAGAGTGGGAAACATCTTGTGTTGGAGGTAATCCCGCGGTCCGGATTGGGCGGCCGGAACGGTCG is a genomic window of Acidobacteriota bacterium containing:
- a CDS encoding M14 family zinc carboxypeptidase; amino-acid sequence: MKKRIFLLSAFLVFTLFTTAAAQKIYWGDAVPDGWNGTWPEKFRTVAEKTNFVKTASSGEVQEFLNVLRWNSENVHIINMFISGLRKAGSAIVLADPRVTNPAQARASGKAVVYLQGNIHPGEAEAKEALLMLMRDILFGNKKYWLDNLIIIVCPVFNVDGTDTLGFVHGTPHLIGNRRNMQDLDLNRDAVKLETPEVNGLYRSIFNTWDPVLFYDGHTMGGQHGYAIGYAMSTVPAAQSGPRDYLQHKMFPTLPEAVRKNFGLEVFDYGAIDRQWPPTVWSPEMALWTTEAKFLANYYGLRNRMSILAETGYAGNSLERKTYCQYALITEILEYTYRHGKEMMEICKKADEEVVTKVLAKAESGELKNFIAGKYESLGKIDILAYQKSNAAEFIPGTSVRAMVPAHMREAPEVIRGVDNLSKAVGTEEATMPRGYLIPADMEFVVEKLRTHNIKVDILEKPVKAEGQEFAIDRLAMGSIDTVNQVQMLKLEGRFIPSASREFPAGTFLVDLAQPGGNTAFYCLEPQAADGFVGWGVLTDYLRSLGIDKPGVIYPIYKYFKIQE
- a CDS encoding sialidase family protein; its protein translation is MAAWFGGSTEGCNDVSIYSSVYEKGHWSSPQLLAEGADDSGNRLPCWNPVLFKSKNGRLYLFYKVGENPREWRGMVKISADNGITWEPERELPPGFLGPIRNKPIPLSSGEILCPSSTEGPNGKWKVHIEIVNDDLMCWKNIPVDPSGGFDVIQPTILVHNDRVLQILCRSKQNCIVQSWSRDDGQSWEALSCLSLSNPNSGIDAVTLSDGRFLLVYNPLRQGEDWSSGRNILKVALSADGVAWRDILTLEDHADGEYSYPAVIQAGDGKIHITYTADRMNIKHAVLELDCRRTTISNN